The following coding sequences are from one Streptomyces sp. NBC_01232 window:
- a CDS encoding DNA cytosine methyltransferase, translating into MGASDHTLTSIEICAGAGGQAIGLHQAGFSHLALVEIDQYAAATLRRNIDRRDGWEFEREYCDIFHKDVNEFNPLTELEKPVGYLGGSLKQGDLDLLAGGVPCPPFSHAGKQLGKDDERDLFPRMLELVDELEPRAVMIENVRGIKDDKFEDYRDWVVARLEGGVAKDPQTGEEAKYEGKYTVCGWKVLEASDFGVPQLRPRAILVAIRKDVLGDTEFEWPVAKPGAVTVRAAIGESMRARFMHFVDKGGVLGVQAQEALDRWEDKRDGIAPTLVGGSKKHGGADLGPSRAKAAWKLLGVNAMGVANSPCEVEQKESWDRDLFRIEGPMLTVTQAAVIQGFPEEWDFAGDKETEKPLPGKTAQYRQVGNAFPPPVARSVGESIARVLRAARPAGEGGS; encoded by the coding sequence ATGGGTGCCAGCGATCACACGCTGACCTCGATTGAGATTTGCGCCGGAGCCGGGGGACAGGCCATCGGCCTCCACCAGGCTGGTTTCAGCCACCTAGCGCTCGTCGAGATCGATCAGTACGCCGCCGCTACGCTGCGGCGCAACATTGATCGCCGGGACGGCTGGGAATTTGAGCGCGAATATTGCGACATCTTCCACAAGGATGTCAATGAATTCAATCCGCTCACCGAACTGGAAAAGCCGGTCGGATACCTCGGGGGTTCGCTCAAGCAGGGTGATCTCGACCTCCTCGCGGGCGGTGTTCCGTGCCCTCCTTTCTCGCATGCGGGAAAGCAGCTGGGCAAGGACGACGAGCGTGACCTGTTCCCTCGAATGCTGGAGCTCGTAGACGAGCTCGAGCCCAGAGCGGTCATGATCGAAAATGTCCGGGGAATCAAGGACGACAAGTTTGAAGATTACCGCGACTGGGTGGTTGCACGGCTCGAAGGCGGCGTTGCCAAGGACCCGCAGACGGGTGAGGAAGCCAAGTACGAAGGCAAATACACGGTCTGTGGCTGGAAGGTTCTCGAAGCCAGTGACTTCGGCGTCCCGCAGCTCCGCCCGCGGGCCATCCTGGTCGCCATCCGCAAGGACGTCCTGGGGGACACGGAGTTCGAGTGGCCGGTGGCCAAGCCGGGGGCGGTCACGGTCCGGGCAGCGATCGGCGAGTCGATGAGGGCGCGGTTCATGCACTTCGTGGACAAGGGCGGCGTGCTGGGAGTCCAGGCCCAGGAGGCCCTGGACCGCTGGGAAGACAAGCGTGATGGGATCGCACCGACGCTCGTAGGCGGGTCCAAGAAGCACGGAGGCGCCGACCTCGGGCCGAGCCGTGCAAAGGCCGCGTGGAAACTCCTCGGAGTCAACGCCATGGGAGTCGCCAACTCGCCCTGCGAGGTGGAACAGAAGGAAAGCTGGGACCGCGACCTCTTCCGCATCGAGGGCCCCATGCTGACCGTCACTCAAGCCGCCGTCATCCAGGGCTTCCCCGAAGAGTGGGATTTCGCCGGGGACAAGGAGACGGAGAAGCCGCTGCCGGGCAAGACCGCGCAATACCGTCAGGTCGGCAATGCGTTCCCGCCGCCCGTGGCCCGCTCCGTCGGAGAGTCCATCGCCAGGGTCCTGCGCGCTGCACGTCCCGCAGGAGAAGGCGGAAGCTAG
- a CDS encoding DEAD/DEAH box helicase gives MAEMGDLSLRLGLDVTRTKAVLRAAEPFGADLTHLAAGFPAGGQRGPLTLEVPLDDFLSGIHVLSDWPHTESVEWEEELLALVNDVLDDADQAANCLDRSPEPADGVDAESLQSLLGAGWRADLTSFQCRDVARLLSMRHGANFSVPGAGKTRVGLAVYAATREKGDARRLLVVSPKSAYESWITESSECFDDVPVTRVMGRVPDPHAEILVVNYERLDRSLTGLAGWLRAAPSMVILDEAHRMKLGSDGTYGSACMSLGPLSRRRLILTGTPAPNGARDLENLLSFVWPGHGRRVVTQAVAGGDLAHASSVLRPLFTRTTKKELGLPPFQPVIRPVPLEGLHREIYDALVGRFTARAELSREDFDGLGKAMLRLLMAATSPALLVEGSSKYEPLNFQVPPLEIPEGESLFKLLQNLHQHEVPPKYREVRAIVSRNAAAGRKTLVWSTFVRNITSLERVLADFRPAVVHGGTMDREEEIRRFREDPDCGVLISNPATLGEGISLHRECHDAVYVDRDFMAGRFLQSLDRIHRLGLAPDTQTRVTVLASSGTIDEVVALRLAEKLEFMGAILDDPSVRQLGDLQEEGPVTAGMDEADVRALLQHVGTARVR, from the coding sequence CTGGCTGAGATGGGTGATCTGTCCCTCAGGCTCGGTCTTGACGTCACCCGGACCAAGGCCGTGCTCCGCGCTGCGGAGCCGTTCGGCGCGGACCTGACGCATCTGGCCGCTGGGTTTCCGGCCGGCGGCCAGCGAGGGCCGCTGACTCTGGAAGTGCCCCTCGATGACTTCCTGTCGGGCATCCACGTGCTGTCGGACTGGCCGCACACCGAATCCGTGGAGTGGGAGGAAGAACTCCTCGCCCTCGTCAACGACGTGCTCGATGACGCGGATCAGGCAGCCAACTGCCTTGACCGCAGCCCCGAGCCCGCTGACGGGGTGGACGCTGAATCGCTCCAGAGCCTTCTCGGTGCGGGCTGGCGAGCAGACCTGACCAGCTTCCAGTGCCGGGACGTCGCCCGGCTGCTCTCGATGCGCCACGGAGCGAACTTCAGCGTCCCCGGGGCCGGCAAGACCCGGGTCGGACTCGCCGTGTACGCGGCGACGAGGGAGAAAGGGGACGCCCGCAGGCTGCTGGTCGTCAGTCCGAAGTCCGCCTACGAGTCCTGGATCACTGAAAGCAGTGAATGCTTCGATGATGTGCCAGTAACCAGAGTCATGGGCAGGGTCCCGGATCCGCACGCTGAGATCCTCGTGGTCAACTACGAGCGGCTCGACCGCTCGCTCACCGGGCTCGCGGGCTGGCTGCGGGCAGCGCCCTCCATGGTGATCCTGGACGAAGCACACCGGATGAAGCTCGGATCGGACGGCACGTACGGAAGCGCCTGCATGTCCCTCGGACCCCTGAGCCGCCGCCGTCTGATCCTTACGGGCACGCCTGCCCCGAACGGTGCGCGGGATCTGGAGAACCTGCTGTCGTTCGTCTGGCCCGGTCACGGACGCCGGGTGGTGACCCAGGCCGTGGCGGGCGGGGACCTCGCACACGCCAGCTCCGTGCTCCGGCCCCTCTTCACGCGTACGACGAAGAAGGAACTGGGTCTGCCGCCCTTCCAGCCGGTCATCCGGCCTGTGCCCCTGGAAGGTCTGCACCGCGAGATCTACGACGCGCTAGTGGGACGCTTCACCGCCCGGGCGGAATTGTCCCGGGAGGATTTCGACGGGCTCGGAAAGGCGATGCTCAGGCTGCTGATGGCTGCCACGAGCCCTGCCCTGCTCGTCGAAGGAAGCAGCAAGTACGAGCCCCTCAACTTCCAGGTACCCCCTCTGGAGATTCCCGAGGGAGAGTCGCTCTTCAAGCTGCTGCAGAACCTGCACCAGCATGAGGTGCCGCCGAAGTACCGCGAAGTCCGCGCCATCGTGTCGAGGAACGCGGCCGCTGGGCGGAAGACGCTGGTGTGGTCGACGTTCGTACGGAACATCACCAGCCTGGAGCGGGTTCTCGCGGATTTCCGGCCCGCCGTCGTGCATGGCGGCACGATGGACAGGGAGGAGGAGATCCGCAGGTTCCGGGAAGATCCGGACTGTGGCGTCCTTATCTCCAATCCGGCCACCCTGGGCGAAGGCATCAGCCTGCACCGTGAGTGCCATGACGCCGTCTACGTCGACCGGGATTTCATGGCGGGCCGGTTCCTCCAGAGCCTGGACCGCATCCACCGCCTGGGACTGGCGCCGGATACGCAGACACGGGTGACCGTGCTCGCGTCCTCGGGCACGATCGATGAGGTGGTGGCCCTCAGGCTTGCGGAAAAGCTCGAGTTCATGGGGGCGATCCTCGATGATCCTTCTGTCCGGCAGCTGGGCGATCTCCAGGAGGAAGGGCCTGTGACGGCGGGCATGGACGAAGCCGATGTGCGTGCCCTTCTGCAGCACGTGGGGACGGCGCGGGTCCGCTGA
- a CDS encoding transcriptional regulator: protein MDFGRPPRAVENQELVEKRLKEVSTDGGLQETLTVEWRTKPLVVQVIDMPIDKVYFNPSTHRIRAQRTFDPARDRLLTANPWGAEGQDYLDYLLKALPSNPAKRDGDFDELMGSLKEYRQNEPGLITRDGILVNGNTRVAALRELGVLSVRVGVLPESCTWTDINAVELSLQLRHDTRRPYSYINRLLTIEEQVTSGRPIAEIAKEFRIRTETAEQDRWVLATLNDLVNRSKNGPAGLKLMDFEDQQEKLRELHRAFAKASRQNPAQADLLKENKLALIVLDFSKTDVRLADVDFRARYLQRHLSEELQKVPAQPQEARVIPGLGRAVRGDSPQVAEAKEFTNLLLRAKAVERAPETVTPEESDQAAALWKQARDAVEEALVPAGKDARVRKRKQAAPDRLHDAVQSIDQCVTDMTLARASRNLDEETLDEALLSLKSSLLKLAREAARIEEHGEGVAWLLAAVRQEQA, encoded by the coding sequence ATGGACTTCGGCAGGCCGCCCCGCGCCGTCGAGAACCAGGAACTGGTGGAGAAGCGGCTCAAGGAAGTCAGCACTGACGGCGGGCTGCAGGAGACGCTGACAGTGGAGTGGCGCACGAAGCCCTTGGTGGTGCAGGTCATCGACATGCCCATCGACAAGGTGTACTTCAACCCTTCCACCCACCGGATCCGGGCACAGCGCACCTTCGATCCCGCCCGTGACCGGCTGCTCACGGCCAACCCGTGGGGTGCCGAGGGCCAGGACTACCTCGACTACCTGCTCAAGGCCCTCCCTTCGAACCCGGCCAAGCGGGACGGCGACTTCGATGAGCTCATGGGCAGCCTCAAGGAGTACCGGCAGAATGAGCCCGGGCTCATCACGCGTGACGGGATCCTCGTCAACGGCAATACCCGGGTGGCTGCCCTGCGCGAGCTCGGAGTCCTGAGCGTCCGGGTCGGTGTTCTCCCGGAATCCTGCACCTGGACCGATATCAACGCGGTCGAGCTGTCCCTTCAGCTCCGTCACGACACGCGCCGGCCGTACTCGTACATCAACCGGCTGCTCACCATCGAGGAACAGGTCACCTCTGGCCGTCCGATTGCCGAGATTGCCAAGGAGTTCCGGATCCGGACGGAGACAGCGGAGCAGGACCGATGGGTCTTGGCCACTCTCAACGATCTGGTGAACCGTTCCAAGAACGGCCCGGCCGGCCTCAAGCTGATGGACTTCGAGGACCAGCAGGAGAAGCTGAGGGAGCTCCACCGCGCCTTCGCGAAGGCCTCACGCCAGAATCCCGCTCAGGCCGACCTGCTGAAGGAGAACAAGCTCGCCCTCATCGTGCTCGACTTCTCCAAGACGGACGTCCGTCTCGCCGACGTGGACTTCAGGGCGCGCTACCTCCAGCGCCACCTGTCCGAGGAGCTGCAGAAGGTTCCTGCCCAGCCCCAGGAAGCCCGGGTGATCCCGGGGCTGGGCCGTGCCGTGCGAGGTGACAGCCCTCAGGTGGCGGAAGCCAAGGAGTTCACCAACCTGCTGCTGCGGGCCAAAGCGGTGGAACGTGCTCCGGAGACGGTGACCCCGGAGGAGTCCGACCAGGCGGCCGCGCTGTGGAAGCAGGCGCGGGACGCGGTGGAGGAGGCTTTGGTGCCGGCGGGCAAGGACGCCCGGGTACGAAAGCGGAAGCAGGCTGCTCCGGACCGGCTCCACGATGCCGTCCAGAGCATCGACCAGTGCGTGACGGACATGACGCTCGCGCGTGCCTCGCGCAACCTGGACGAGGAGACCCTTGATGAGGCACTTCTCTCCCTCAAGAGCAGTCTGCTCAAGCTCGCCCGTGAAGCGGCGCGGATCGAGGAGCACGGCGAGGGCGTCGCCTGGCTGCTCGCCGCCGTGCGGCAGGAGCAGGCGTGA